CTGACTACTGACTACTGACTACTGACTACTGACTACTGACTACTGACTACTGACTACTGACTACTGACTACTGACTACTGACGAAGCAAAAACCAAGCACTCATAACCTCTAAACTCTATGGCCCTAACAACTTATCTTGAAGCAATCCGACAGGGAATTTTTGAAGAAATGCGACGCGACTCCAGTGTGTTTTGTCTTGGGGAAGACGTCGCTGTGTATGGTGGGGCGTTCAAGGTCACGGCTGGACTGCTGGAAGAATTTGGTCCAGACCGGATGATTGACACGCCGATTGCCGAAGCCGCCATTGTCGGCGCCGCTTGTGGCGCCGCCCTGATGGGCATGCGTCCCATTGCTGAAATGCAGTTCATTGACTTCATTTCGTGTGGATTTGACATGCTGACCAACTATGCGGCGACCAGTCGCTATCGCCAGGGACTGGGGATCCCGATTGTGGTGCGCGGCCCATGTGGCGCCGGTGTGAGAGGTGGCCCGTTCCACTCGCTCAACCCGGAAGCCTTTTTTATGAACACGCCAGGGTTGAAAATGGTGACTCCGGCCACCGCGTATGATGCCAAAGGGCTGATCAAAGCGGCGGTTCGGGATGATGATCCGGTGCTGTTTTTTGAGCACAAATTTTTATACCGGCGCATCAAGGAGGATCTCCCCGAAGAGGAATATATCGTTCCGATTGGGAAAGCGCTGACCCGTCGGGAAGGCGAGGATCTGTCAATCATTACCTATGGATCAATGGTCCACACGGCACTCGAAGCCGCCCAAATCCTGCAGGCAGAAGATGATCTGGAAGTCGAAGTTGTTGATCTCCGGTCATTGCTGCCATATGACAAAGAGGCCATTCTGGCAACAGTCAAGAAGACCAATAAAGTGATTTTGCTGCATGAGGCAACGCTGACCGGCGGGATTGCGGGTGAGTTTGCTGCCTTTATTGCTGAACACGCCTTT
The window above is part of the Acidobacteriota bacterium genome. Proteins encoded here:
- a CDS encoding alpha-ketoacid dehydrogenase subunit beta; translated protein: MALTTYLEAIRQGIFEEMRRDSSVFCLGEDVAVYGGAFKVTAGLLEEFGPDRMIDTPIAEAAIVGAACGAALMGMRPIAEMQFIDFISCGFDMLTNYAATSRYRQGLGIPIVVRGPCGAGVRGGPFHSLNPEAFFMNTPGLKMVTPATAYDAKGLIKAAVRDDDPVLFFEHKFLYRRIKEDLPEEEYIVPIGKALTRREGEDLSIITYGSMVHTALEAAQILQAEDDLEVEVVDLRSLLPYDKEAILATVKKTNKVILLHEATLTGGIAGEFAAFIAEHAFEYLDGPIVRIGSIDTPTPYSPPLEDFFLPNVPKVVAAARKLAAY